A region from the Desulfuromonas sp. TF genome encodes:
- a CDS encoding ethanolamine ammonia-lyase subunit EutB: MPRFRQVLGHRQYTFDSLKSLMAKASPARSGDELAGIAAQSTEERVAAQICLAEVPLKTFLAETLVPYEEDDVTRLILDSHDSAAFAAVSSFTVGDFRNWLLSYDTDAAALAALTQGVTPEMAAAVSKLMRNQDLILVSKKCRVVTAFRDTIGLPGRLSVRLQPNDPTDDPRSIAASILDGLLYGAGDAVIGVNPASDSLQKVCTLLAMIDDLRRRFDIPTQSCVLAHVTTTLAAIEGGAPVDLVFQSIAGTEAANRSFGISLKLLEEAREAALSLRRGTVGENVMYFETGQGSALSASAHHGIDQQTCEARAYAVARHFKPLLVNTVVGFIGPEYLYDGKQIIRAGLEDHFCGKLLGVPMGCDVCYTNHAMADQDDMDTLMTLLGVAGCNYLMGVPGADDIMLHYQSTSFHDVLYLRQVLGLRPAPEFESWLEAIGVMRGERMLPVGEKHRLLEELLPEGNG, from the coding sequence ATGCCGCGTTTCCGGCAGGTGCTCGGTCATCGTCAATATACCTTCGACAGCCTGAAGAGCCTGATGGCCAAGGCGAGTCCGGCACGCTCGGGGGACGAGCTGGCGGGTATCGCCGCACAGAGCACGGAGGAGCGCGTCGCCGCGCAGATCTGTCTGGCGGAGGTGCCGCTCAAGACCTTCCTCGCCGAAACGCTCGTCCCCTATGAGGAGGACGACGTCACCCGACTGATCCTCGATTCCCACGATTCGGCCGCCTTCGCGGCGGTGAGTTCCTTCACCGTCGGTGATTTCCGCAACTGGCTGCTCTCCTATGACACGGACGCCGCGGCCCTTGCCGCCCTCACCCAAGGGGTTACGCCGGAGATGGCGGCGGCGGTTTCCAAGCTGATGCGCAATCAGGACCTGATCCTGGTCTCGAAAAAGTGCCGGGTGGTCACCGCCTTCCGCGACACCATCGGCCTGCCGGGGCGCCTCTCCGTCCGCCTGCAGCCCAACGATCCGACGGACGACCCGCGGAGCATCGCCGCCTCCATCCTCGACGGGCTTCTCTACGGCGCCGGGGATGCGGTGATCGGCGTCAACCCCGCCTCCGACAGCCTGCAGAAGGTCTGCACGCTGCTGGCGATGATCGACGATCTGCGCCGCCGCTTCGACATCCCGACCCAGTCCTGCGTGCTGGCGCATGTCACCACGACCCTCGCCGCCATCGAGGGCGGTGCGCCGGTCGATCTGGTCTTCCAGTCGATCGCCGGCACCGAGGCTGCCAACCGCAGCTTCGGCATCTCGCTAAAGCTCCTGGAGGAGGCTCGGGAGGCGGCGCTGTCGCTCCGGCGCGGGACCGTCGGGGAGAACGTGATGTACTTCGAGACAGGGCAGGGGAGCGCCCTTTCGGCCAGTGCCCACCACGGGATCGACCAGCAGACCTGCGAGGCCCGCGCCTATGCCGTAGCCAGGCACTTCAAGCCGCTCCTGGTGAACACCGTGGTCGGCTTTATAGGTCCGGAGTACCTCTACGACGGCAAACAGATCATCCGCGCCGGCCTGGAGGACCACTTCTGCGGCAAGCTGCTGGGCGTCCCCATGGGGTGCGACGTCTGCTATACGAATCACGCCATGGCCGATCAGGACGACATGGATACCCTGATGACGCTCCTCGGCGTCGCGGGATGCAATTATCTCATGGGGGTGCCGGGGGCGGACGACATCATGCTCCATTACCAGAGCACCTCCTTTCACGATGTCCTCTACCTGCGCCAGGTGCTTGGTCTCAGGCCCGCCCCCGAATTCGAAAGCTGGCTGGAGGCTATCGGGGTGATGCGCGGAGAGAGAATGCTGCCGGTCGGCGAGAAGCACCGGCTGCTCGAAGAGCTACTGCCGGAGGGAAACGGATGA
- a CDS encoding PAS domain-containing sensor histidine kinase — protein sequence MSIFIPGEAGEGLEFHSVEGFPNAIINAWDGWIYVGGPDFRIRFMNGRFIEMLGRDATGEPCFHALHGRGEPCPWCPREVFAGKSASGIFQKPTDGRWYHVVNLPLPLSDGAFAKVAFIRECSEPESRIKDLPVFRNIVDQLSDAVFFHAPEDGRILYVNDLACSSLGQSREALLGMLPSGYADAPVSPLAWRKMVDRIEKEGVAVFEARHRRKDGMFIDVEVKATKVQAGLERFIVTVARDITKRKQTENRLVEERNKVEAIMEATGDGVTVQDLDFRIIYQNEVLIRRRGHRLGEPCYRVYADRDEICEDCQAQKSIADGQVHRRPFTTTTPGGEPLHLEITAYPLHDAAGKVMACVEVVRDVTEQRRLENSREEAFSAVSHEMRTPLTAVLGFAQFMKENPTSPEQQREYLGLIEKEGRRLKRLIDNMLGLQRLRAGFGLMNPAPVQLYPLLHEVAGRFWNPLVPQRIEIDCVPDIFPVLGEAVRLQEALTNLLDNAVKYSPAGSMIVLGAQADGDRALVWVRDEGPGIPMEKREKIFEQFYRLEESRRAAGTGLGLALVREIAHAHGGRVWVESAPRQGSTFYLSLPFAPD from the coding sequence ATGTCGATCTTCATTCCGGGTGAAGCCGGAGAAGGGCTCGAATTCCATTCGGTTGAAGGATTCCCGAATGCCATCATAAATGCATGGGACGGATGGATATACGTTGGCGGTCCCGACTTCCGCATCCGCTTCATGAATGGCCGTTTCATCGAAATGCTCGGTCGCGATGCGACCGGCGAACCTTGTTTTCACGCCCTGCATGGTCGCGGCGAACCCTGCCCCTGGTGCCCCCGGGAAGTCTTTGCCGGAAAGAGCGCCAGCGGAATTTTCCAGAAACCGACGGATGGACGCTGGTACCACGTCGTTAATTTACCCCTTCCCCTCTCCGACGGCGCCTTCGCCAAGGTGGCTTTCATCCGCGAATGTTCCGAACCGGAATCCCGGATAAAAGATCTGCCGGTTTTTCGCAACATCGTCGACCAATTGAGCGACGCCGTCTTTTTCCACGCCCCGGAGGACGGGAGGATTCTGTACGTGAACGACCTGGCCTGCAGCAGCCTCGGCCAGAGCCGGGAGGCGCTGCTGGGAATGCTGCCGTCCGGCTACGCGGATGCTCCCGTTTCGCCCCTGGCGTGGCGCAAAATGGTGGACCGCATCGAGAAAGAAGGAGTCGCCGTTTTCGAGGCGAGGCATCGGCGCAAAGACGGCATGTTCATCGATGTGGAGGTCAAGGCGACCAAGGTGCAGGCCGGGCTTGAGCGTTTCATCGTCACGGTGGCGCGGGACATCACCAAGCGGAAGCAGACCGAGAACCGCCTGGTCGAGGAACGGAACAAAGTCGAGGCGATCATGGAGGCCACGGGCGACGGGGTGACCGTCCAGGACCTGGACTTCCGGATCATCTATCAGAATGAAGTCCTGATCCGCCGGCGGGGCCACCGCCTCGGGGAACCTTGCTACCGCGTTTACGCCGACCGCGACGAGATCTGTGAAGATTGCCAGGCGCAGAAGAGCATCGCCGACGGGCAGGTGCATCGCCGCCCCTTTACAACGACGACCCCAGGGGGTGAGCCCCTCCATCTGGAGATCACAGCTTATCCTCTGCATGATGCCGCCGGCAAGGTGATGGCCTGCGTCGAGGTGGTGCGCGACGTGACCGAGCAAAGGCGGCTGGAAAACAGCCGCGAGGAGGCCTTCTCCGCGGTCAGCCATGAGATGCGCACTCCCCTGACCGCCGTTCTGGGTTTCGCCCAGTTCATGAAGGAGAACCCGACGTCGCCGGAGCAGCAGCGGGAGTATCTGGGCCTGATCGAAAAAGAGGGGCGGAGGCTGAAGCGGCTGATCGACAACATGCTCGGCCTGCAGCGGTTGCGGGCTGGATTCGGTCTGATGAATCCCGCTCCGGTACAGCTCTATCCCTTGCTGCACGAGGTAGCGGGACGTTTCTGGAATCCCCTGGTTCCTCAGCGGATTGAAATCGACTGTGTCCCCGACATCTTCCCGGTTCTGGGTGAAGCTGTCAGGCTCCAGGAGGCGCTGACAAATCTTCTCGACAATGCGGTCAAATACTCCCCTGCCGGGAGCATGATCGTCCTCGGTGCACAGGCGGACGGCGACCGGGCCCTGGTGTGGGTGAGGGATGAGGGTCCCGGCATTCCTATGGAGAAGCGAGAGAAAATTTTCGAGCAGTTTTACCGCCTGGAAGAGAGCAGGAGGGCGGCCGGAACCGGGCTGGGTCTCGCTCTGGTCCGGGAAATCGCCCATGCCCATGGTGGAAGGGTGTGGGTGGAAAGTGCCCCTCGGCAGGGAAGTACTTTCTATCTGAGCCTGCCGTTTGCCCCTGATTAG
- a CDS encoding ATP-binding protein produces the protein MRTELLPPFGRTLLLLGLFLLYSACPVSVSAHAGEHKDVLILHSYHPGLPWTDSIMAGMRGVLKGRDDIHLHIEYLDTLRYTSPDYATYILDAIFHYKLEERRFDLILLSDNPALSFVLKHRDDLFLDTPIVFCGINNFHPSMVAGFPEVTGVAEYPSYRETIETALHLHPGTTEVVVIGGFANITSRQNRQMIQSVLTENDFPAGFTFWDDIPIEELTDRMAELPADTLVLLNGSVALRSGRILSYEEGMRALRAACPRPIYSFWDFFLGEGIVGGKLVNGREQGKVAARMALRVLAGEDPDRIPVVAESNRFMFDYRELRRFSLSMRRLPPGSVLVHEPSPFYALSREELWIIIGIMTALTLVLGFSVVLLRRAKSAVGREKERVDLLLTSTAEAIYGLDLEGSCTFCNPAALRLLGYHDESELLGKPIHSLIHHTRADGSPYPSNECRISEVLRKDVAIHGEDEILWRADGTSFPIEYWSHPIKGKEKIGALVTFLDISDRKRAEAERERALQELNAFVYTVSHDLRSPLTAIIGFSDFLLEQQKSTQLDENARVALAEIQKQAERMSAMMEDLLELARVGKLPRPAEAVDAGKVLQEVLQELGSQIADAGLHIRTEPLPSVHIPPTFLAQVFSNLIGNAIRYAGPQGGPIEIGGTRIMGKARFFVRDHGPGVPERERDRIFDVFFRGSTGEKIAGTGIGLATVKKIAQFYAGASWVEETPGGGATFWVELGDRERPNPRESRPSAEPSQ, from the coding sequence ATGCGAACCGAACTCCTCCCTCCTTTCGGACGAACCCTCCTGTTGCTCGGTTTATTTCTTCTTTATTCCGCCTGTCCGGTCTCGGTCTCGGCCCACGCGGGGGAGCATAAGGACGTCCTCATCCTGCATTCCTATCACCCGGGGCTTCCGTGGACCGACAGCATCATGGCGGGGATGCGTGGAGTCCTGAAGGGTCGGGACGATATTCATCTTCACATCGAATATCTGGACACGCTGCGTTACACGAGCCCGGACTATGCGACCTACATCCTCGACGCCATTTTCCACTACAAGCTCGAAGAAAGAAGGTTCGACCTGATTCTCCTTTCGGACAATCCGGCACTGTCATTCGTCCTCAAGCACCGCGATGACCTCTTTCTCGATACTCCCATCGTTTTTTGCGGAATCAACAATTTTCACCCCTCGATGGTCGCCGGTTTTCCGGAAGTGACCGGAGTCGCCGAGTACCCGTCCTACCGGGAGACGATCGAGACGGCCTTGCACCTTCATCCGGGTACGACGGAGGTGGTCGTCATCGGCGGTTTCGCCAACATCACCAGCCGGCAAAACCGCCAGATGATTCAATCCGTACTGACCGAAAACGACTTCCCGGCTGGGTTCACCTTCTGGGACGATATTCCCATTGAGGAATTGACCGACCGGATGGCGGAACTTCCGGCCGACACGCTCGTACTCCTCAATGGTTCGGTCGCCCTCCGTTCAGGCAGGATCCTGTCCTATGAAGAGGGGATGCGCGCCCTCCGCGCGGCCTGTCCCCGCCCCATCTACAGTTTCTGGGACTTCTTTCTCGGGGAAGGAATCGTCGGCGGCAAACTGGTGAACGGCCGCGAGCAGGGAAAGGTTGCCGCCCGGATGGCTTTGCGTGTTCTGGCGGGAGAAGACCCGGACCGAATTCCCGTGGTTGCCGAGAGCAATCGCTTCATGTTCGATTACCGCGAGCTGAGAAGATTCTCCCTTTCCATGCGGCGGCTGCCGCCAGGGAGCGTGCTCGTCCACGAACCCTCCCCATTCTACGCCCTCAGCCGGGAGGAGTTGTGGATCATCATCGGCATCATGACGGCGCTGACCCTTGTTCTGGGCTTCAGCGTCGTTCTGCTCCGACGGGCCAAGTCGGCCGTGGGGAGGGAGAAAGAGAGGGTCGATCTGCTCCTCACCTCTACTGCCGAAGCGATCTACGGGCTTGATCTGGAAGGATCGTGCACGTTCTGCAATCCTGCAGCTCTCCGGTTGCTCGGCTACCATGATGAGAGCGAATTACTGGGAAAACCGATCCACTCCCTTATTCATCACACCCGCGCCGACGGCTCGCCCTATCCGTCGAACGAGTGCCGGATCTCCGAGGTGCTGAGAAAGGATGTAGCCATCCACGGAGAGGACGAGATTTTATGGCGAGCCGACGGCACCAGCTTTCCGATCGAATACTGGTCCCACCCGATCAAGGGAAAAGAAAAAATCGGCGCCTTGGTCACTTTCCTCGACATCAGCGACCGCAAGCGGGCCGAAGCGGAAAGGGAGCGGGCGCTCCAGGAGTTGAACGCTTTCGTCTACACGGTCTCCCACGACCTGCGCTCACCCCTGACGGCGATCATCGGGTTCTCGGATTTTCTTCTGGAGCAGCAGAAATCGACGCAATTGGATGAGAACGCCAGGGTGGCCTTGGCGGAAATCCAGAAGCAGGCGGAGCGGATGTCGGCCATGATGGAGGATCTGCTGGAGTTGGCCAGAGTCGGCAAATTGCCCAGGCCGGCTGAAGCGGTCGATGCCGGAAAAGTGTTGCAGGAAGTTCTCCAGGAATTGGGGAGCCAGATCGCCGACGCCGGCCTGCATATCCGGACCGAACCACTCCCCTCGGTCCACATACCGCCGACTTTTCTAGCCCAGGTCTTCTCCAACCTGATCGGCAATGCTATCCGATATGCGGGTCCGCAGGGCGGCCCGATCGAAATCGGTGGGACAAGAATAATGGGAAAGGCGCGCTTTTTCGTACGGGACCACGGACCGGGAGTGCCGGAGAGGGAGCGCGATCGCATCTTCGACGTCTTTTTTCGTGGCTCCACGGGGGAGAAGATCGCCGGTACCGGCATCGGACTGGCCACGGTGAAAAAGATCGCGCAGTTCTATGCCGGAGCCTCATGGGTCGAGGAGACCCCCGGCGGCGGGGCTACCTTCTGGGTGGAGTTGGGAGATCGTGAGAGACCCAACCCCCGGGAAAGCCGACCATCCGCCGAACCTTCGCAGTAA
- a CDS encoding ATP-binding protein — protein MGKGREYIPDEKPLDHPDLYREQILTEQVRQLYALAPIGIVATVMNSLLTFFIMKDVMRYSLLVPWFAAVLIITLLRGVLVVRFRRVELDPATARIWANRFIVGLVAIGIAWGSISLLPFSDISLAHQVFIAFVLGGMAAGASSTFAMVRNAYAAFSLPALVPLTLHFFLMNDGFHYAMAAMIALFGLLLWRISNHNYAVNRMSLLLRFENREIIESLQKAKEAVEGLNAQLVAEIDAKLNAEAELRSHHEHLESVVKERTADLVTANQQLAAARDAAEAASIAKSAFVANMSHEMRTPLAGALGMIKLVLEMEIGDEERKLLEMAKRSADSLLRIIADVLDFSRLEAGMMSFEDKFFSTNDVVKTAVEVVSLHALEKGLHLSWKVEESVPEQVKGDDGRLRQVLVNLLGNSVKFTEHGRVEVTVRLFDTPVAAGRRFILFSIRDTGEGIPADQIEKIFGKFTQLDSSLTRRHGGTGIGLALTREIVEKMGGEIWVESTMGVGSTFYFTLPIWK, from the coding sequence TTGGGCAAAGGGCGTGAATATATCCCGGATGAGAAGCCCCTGGACCATCCTGACCTGTACAGGGAGCAGATCTTGACGGAGCAGGTCCGGCAGCTCTATGCCCTGGCACCGATAGGCATTGTGGCGACAGTCATGAATTCGCTGCTCACATTCTTCATCATGAAGGATGTGATGCGCTACAGCTTGCTCGTCCCCTGGTTCGCTGCCGTGTTAATAATCACCCTCCTCAGAGGGGTGCTTGTTGTCCGGTTCCGGAGGGTAGAGCTCGATCCGGCAACGGCCAGAATCTGGGCGAACCGCTTTATTGTGGGTCTGGTCGCCATCGGTATCGCCTGGGGGAGCATCAGTCTTCTCCCTTTTTCGGACATTTCTCTGGCCCACCAGGTTTTCATCGCTTTCGTGCTGGGGGGGATGGCTGCCGGGGCGTCGTCGACATTCGCCATGGTAAGAAATGCCTATGCGGCATTCAGCCTTCCCGCTCTGGTGCCGCTCACCCTGCACTTCTTCCTGATGAACGACGGCTTTCATTACGCCATGGCGGCGATGATCGCTTTGTTCGGCCTGTTGCTCTGGAGAATATCCAATCATAACTATGCGGTCAACAGGATGTCGCTGCTGCTCAGATTCGAAAACAGGGAGATCATCGAAAGCCTCCAAAAAGCCAAGGAAGCCGTCGAAGGACTGAACGCGCAGCTTGTGGCTGAGATCGACGCCAAGCTGAACGCGGAAGCCGAGCTGAGATCTCATCACGAACATCTTGAAAGCGTGGTCAAGGAACGGACGGCCGATCTTGTCACGGCCAACCAGCAGCTGGCCGCCGCAAGGGACGCCGCTGAGGCTGCGAGCATCGCCAAAAGCGCGTTTGTTGCCAATATGAGCCACGAGATGAGGACGCCCCTGGCGGGAGCCCTGGGGATGATCAAACTTGTGCTGGAGATGGAGATCGGCGACGAAGAGAGAAAACTGCTGGAGATGGCGAAGCGCTCCGCCGATTCGCTTCTGCGGATCATAGCGGATGTGCTTGATTTTTCCCGACTGGAAGCAGGCATGATGAGCTTTGAGGACAAGTTTTTTTCCACCAACGACGTGGTAAAGACAGCCGTCGAGGTTGTTTCGTTACACGCCCTGGAGAAAGGGCTCCATCTTTCGTGGAAGGTCGAGGAGTCCGTTCCGGAACAGGTGAAGGGAGATGACGGGAGACTGCGACAGGTGCTGGTGAACCTTCTTGGCAATTCGGTGAAGTTCACCGAGCACGGTCGTGTCGAGGTAACGGTCCGCCTTTTCGATACTCCCGTAGCGGCCGGGCGCCGGTTCATCCTGTTTTCAATCAGGGACACGGGCGAGGGTATTCCGGCGGACCAGATTGAGAAGATTTTCGGCAAATTCACCCAGCTCGACTCGTCGCTCACCAGAAGGCATGGGGGGACGGGGATTGGTCTGGCCCTGACACGGGAGATCGTCGAAAAGATGGGGGGGGAAATCTGGGTCGAAAGCACCATGGGCGTCGGCAGTACCTTTTATTTCACTCTCCCCATTTGGAAATAG
- the eutC gene encoding ethanolamine ammonia-lyase subunit EutC yields the protein MSVKDAPVRESLVIADSWAKLRQVTGARIALGRVGGSLPTAPLLEFQLAHARARDAVHLAFDAEGVQRLLRERGHEVLRVHSEAASRAVYLRRPDLGRRLDAPSRTALMEFATGGGSGFDAAFVIADGLSPLAIHRHAVAVLELAWQSLTGQGWRLAPVVVAEQSRVALGDEIGEVLASEQVAILIGERPGLSSADSLGIYLTYAPRVGSTDAERNCISNIRPEGLGYQEAAQTLVRLMMRARHYRLTGVGLKDDGDSAPLE from the coding sequence ATGAGCGTCAAGGATGCGCCGGTGCGGGAATCCCTGGTCATCGCCGATTCATGGGCAAAGCTGCGGCAGGTCACCGGCGCGCGGATCGCTCTCGGCCGCGTCGGCGGCAGTCTGCCGACGGCCCCGCTCCTGGAGTTTCAGCTGGCCCACGCCCGGGCTCGCGATGCGGTGCATCTGGCCTTCGACGCCGAGGGGGTGCAGCGTCTTCTGCGGGAGCGCGGCCATGAAGTCCTGCGGGTCCACAGCGAGGCGGCAAGCCGCGCCGTCTACCTGCGGCGCCCCGACCTCGGGCGCAGGCTCGACGCACCCTCACGGACGGCGCTCATGGAGTTCGCAACGGGGGGCGGAAGCGGCTTCGATGCCGCTTTCGTCATCGCCGACGGCCTCTCCCCCCTGGCGATCCACCGCCATGCCGTCGCCGTCCTCGAGCTCGCCTGGCAGTCGCTGACGGGGCAGGGATGGCGGCTGGCACCGGTCGTCGTCGCCGAACAGTCGCGGGTAGCGCTCGGCGACGAAATCGGGGAGGTGCTCGCCTCCGAGCAGGTGGCCATCCTTATCGGCGAGCGGCCGGGGCTCTCCTCGGCGGACAGCCTGGGGATCTATCTCACCTATGCCCCCCGCGTCGGGAGCACCGACGCCGAGCGCAACTGCATTTCCAATATCCGCCCGGAAGGGCTCGGCTACCAGGAGGCGGCGCAGACTCTGGTACGTCTCATGATGCGGGCACGGCACTATCGGTTGACCGGCGTAGGGCTCAAGGATGATGGTGACAGCGCGCCGCTGGAGTGA
- a CDS encoding division/cell wall cluster transcriptional repressor MraZ, with protein MEFFGEHFKSLDDKGRVSIPREFRDVLTQAGGEEGLVVTKNMDGGLTAYPPEEWVRFVKGLEQCAGGKKRTALNRLYLAPKTEVLLDKQGRIPLSKAQRKWAGIGEDDREIVVVGNFRRIDIFSPDRYREVVGSDVELIMRDEELINNLDLP; from the coding sequence GTGGAGTTTTTTGGCGAACACTTCAAATCCCTTGACGATAAGGGCCGCGTCAGCATCCCCAGGGAGTTCAGGGACGTGCTGACTCAGGCCGGGGGAGAGGAAGGCCTGGTCGTCACCAAGAACATGGACGGGGGGCTCACCGCCTACCCCCCCGAGGAATGGGTCAGGTTCGTCAAGGGACTCGAGCAATGCGCCGGCGGCAAGAAACGCACGGCCCTGAACCGCCTCTACCTCGCCCCAAAAACAGAGGTCCTTCTCGACAAGCAGGGACGGATCCCGCTGAGCAAGGCCCAGCGCAAGTGGGCCGGCATCGGGGAGGACGACCGGGAGATAGTGGTAGTCGGCAATTTTCGGCGTATCGATATTTTCAGCCCTGATCGCTACCGCGAGGTAGTGGGGAGCGACGTTGAGCTGATCATGAGGGATGAAGAGTTGATCAACAACCTTGATCTTCCTTGA
- a CDS encoding response regulator, whose protein sequence is MRILIAEDDPTVRQMMSTLLSRKRIDCTVVGDGLSAVEAWEESDYDFILMDVQMPVMDGLSATRKIREKESERGGHTIIIALTAYAMAGDRKRCLDAGMDEYMSKPIDFEQLFSLVDDYLQQGR, encoded by the coding sequence TTGAGGATACTGATCGCGGAAGACGACCCGACGGTGCGCCAGATGATGTCGACGCTTCTATCCCGCAAACGCATAGACTGCACCGTGGTGGGGGACGGCCTCAGCGCGGTGGAGGCGTGGGAGGAAAGCGATTACGATTTCATTCTGATGGATGTCCAGATGCCGGTCATGGATGGATTGAGCGCGACCCGAAAGATCAGGGAGAAGGAAAGCGAACGTGGAGGACATACGATAATCATTGCCTTGACCGCCTATGCGATGGCCGGTGACAGAAAGAGATGTCTCGACGCCGGAATGGATGAGTACATGTCCAAGCCGATCGATTTCGAGCAGCTGTTCTCTCTGGTCGACGACTATTTACAGCAAGGGCGATAG